One Micromonospora sp. FIMYZ51 genomic window carries:
- the gcvP gene encoding aminomethyl-transferring glycine dehydrogenase, translating to MTAAPFADRHIGPRPDEERRMLDAVGYASIDELMDAAIPEVIRWHGRLDLPEPASEQEALAELRALAGRNTVAVSMIGLGYHGTHTPAVIRRNVLENPAWYTAYTPYQPEISQGRLEALLNFQTMVSDLTGLATANASMLDEATAAAEAMTLARRASKSPSRVYVVDADTLPQTIAVIAGRAEPLGIEVRVLDVDADALPAEFFGLHLQYPGAGGAVRDHAPLVEAAHAAGALVTVAADLLALTLLRAPGAVGADIAVGTTQRFGVPMGFGGPHAGYLAVRSGLARMLPGRLVGVSRDAAGDPAYRLALQTREQHIRREKATSNICTAQVLLAVMASMYAVYHGPDGLRRIATRTHELAVRLAAGLRAGGVSVADVTFFDTVTATVPGRAAQVVAAAAARNVNLRLVDADRVGISCDETTTDAHLAAVWAAFDVPPFDGAVAATIPAALARTGDFLTHPVFRTHHSETAMLRYLRRLADFDYALDRGMIPLGSCTMKLNATVEMEPVSWPQFADVHPLAPAEQTAGYRELIGQLEGWLAEVTGYDAVSVQPNAGSQGELAGLLAIRAYHRSRGEGHRDVCLIPSSAHGTNAASAVMAGMRVVVVGCDAGGNVDLVDLDTKIDKHRDALAAIMVTYPSTHGVYETGVASLCAKVHDAGGQVYVDGANLNALVGFAKPGRFGADVSHLNLHKTFCIPHGGGGPGVGPVAVRAHLAPFLPGDPGGAPVPGRPAISAARYGSAGILPIPWAYLRMMGGDGLTRATGVAVLAANYVAARLRQHFPVLYAGNKGLVAHECILDLRPLTKATGVSVDDVAKRLIDYGFHAPTMSFPVAGTLMVEPTESEDLAELDRFCDAMIAIRAEIDKVGAGEWPAGDNPLANAPHTAAMLTGDEWPHPYPRSVGGYPDGVDRTGKYWPPVRRVDGGYGDRNLVCSCPAPQAYES from the coding sequence ATGACCGCAGCACCGTTCGCCGACCGGCACATCGGCCCTCGTCCCGACGAGGAACGCCGCATGCTGGACGCTGTCGGGTACGCCTCGATCGACGAGTTGATGGACGCCGCGATTCCCGAGGTGATCCGCTGGCACGGCCGGCTGGATCTGCCGGAGCCGGCCAGCGAGCAGGAGGCGCTTGCCGAGTTGCGGGCGCTGGCCGGGCGCAACACCGTCGCGGTGTCGATGATCGGGTTGGGGTATCACGGTACGCACACCCCGGCGGTGATCCGCCGCAACGTGCTGGAGAATCCGGCCTGGTACACCGCGTACACGCCGTACCAGCCGGAGATCAGCCAGGGTCGGCTGGAGGCGTTGCTGAACTTCCAGACGATGGTGTCGGACCTGACCGGTCTGGCCACGGCGAACGCGTCGATGCTCGACGAGGCCACGGCGGCGGCCGAGGCGATGACGTTGGCGCGGCGGGCGTCGAAGAGTCCCAGCCGGGTGTACGTGGTCGACGCGGACACCCTGCCGCAGACCATCGCGGTGATCGCCGGCCGGGCGGAGCCGCTCGGTATCGAGGTGCGGGTGCTCGACGTCGACGCCGACGCCTTGCCGGCCGAGTTCTTCGGCCTGCATTTGCAGTATCCGGGGGCGGGTGGGGCGGTGCGTGACCACGCCCCGCTGGTCGAGGCCGCGCACGCCGCCGGTGCCCTGGTCACGGTGGCGGCGGACCTGTTGGCGTTGACGCTGCTGCGGGCGCCCGGTGCGGTCGGGGCCGACATCGCCGTCGGCACCACCCAGCGCTTCGGCGTACCGATGGGGTTCGGTGGGCCGCACGCCGGCTACCTGGCGGTGCGTTCGGGGTTGGCGCGGATGCTGCCCGGCCGGCTGGTCGGGGTGTCTCGGGACGCGGCCGGTGACCCGGCGTACCGGTTGGCGTTGCAGACCCGGGAGCAGCACATCCGTCGGGAGAAGGCGACAAGCAACATCTGCACCGCGCAGGTGCTGCTGGCGGTGATGGCCAGCATGTACGCGGTCTACCACGGCCCGGACGGGTTGCGTCGGATCGCCACGCGCACCCATGAGCTGGCGGTGCGGTTGGCGGCGGGGCTGCGCGCCGGTGGGGTGTCGGTGGCCGACGTGACGTTCTTCGACACGGTGACCGCGACGGTGCCGGGCCGGGCCGCGCAGGTGGTGGCCGCCGCGGCGGCGCGCAACGTCAACCTGCGGCTGGTCGACGCCGACCGGGTGGGGATCAGCTGTGACGAGACCACCACCGATGCGCATCTGGCGGCGGTGTGGGCGGCGTTCGACGTGCCGCCCTTCGACGGTGCGGTGGCCGCGACGATTCCGGCGGCGTTGGCGCGTACCGGCGACTTCCTCACCCACCCGGTGTTCCGCACCCATCATTCGGAGACGGCGATGCTGCGTTACCTGCGCCGGCTTGCCGACTTCGACTATGCCCTGGACCGGGGCATGATCCCGTTGGGGTCGTGCACGATGAAGCTGAACGCGACGGTCGAGATGGAGCCGGTGAGCTGGCCGCAGTTCGCCGACGTGCATCCGTTGGCGCCGGCGGAGCAGACCGCCGGCTACCGGGAGTTGATCGGCCAGTTGGAGGGCTGGCTGGCGGAGGTGACCGGCTACGACGCGGTGAGTGTGCAGCCCAACGCCGGTTCGCAGGGGGAGTTGGCCGGGTTGCTGGCGATCCGGGCGTATCACCGCAGCCGGGGCGAGGGGCATCGGGACGTGTGTCTGATCCCGTCGTCGGCGCACGGCACCAACGCCGCCAGCGCGGTGATGGCCGGGATGCGGGTGGTGGTGGTCGGCTGCGACGCCGGCGGCAACGTCGACCTGGTCGACCTCGACACGAAGATCGACAAGCATCGGGACGCGCTCGCCGCGATCATGGTGACGTACCCGTCGACGCACGGGGTGTACGAGACCGGTGTGGCGTCGCTGTGCGCGAAGGTGCACGACGCCGGTGGTCAGGTCTACGTCGACGGGGCGAACCTCAACGCGCTTGTCGGGTTCGCCAAGCCGGGCCGGTTCGGGGCCGACGTGTCACATCTGAACCTGCACAAGACGTTCTGCATCCCGCACGGCGGGGGCGGCCCGGGGGTGGGGCCGGTGGCGGTACGGGCGCATCTGGCGCCGTTTCTGCCCGGCGACCCGGGCGGGGCGCCGGTGCCGGGGCGGCCGGCGATCTCGGCGGCCCGGTACGGGTCGGCGGGCATCCTGCCGATCCCGTGGGCGTATCTGCGGATGATGGGCGGCGACGGGTTGACCCGGGCCACCGGCGTGGCGGTGTTGGCGGCCAACTACGTGGCGGCGCGGCTGCGGCAGCATTTCCCGGTGCTGTACGCGGGCAACAAGGGCCTGGTGGCGCACGAGTGCATCCTGGACCTGCGGCCGTTGACGAAGGCGACCGGGGTGAGCGTGGACGACGTGGCGAAGCGGCTGATCGACTACGGCTTCCACGCGCCGACGATGTCGTTCCCGGTGGCGGGGACCTTGATGGTGGAGCCGACCGAGAGCGAGGACCTGGCCGAGTTGGACCGGTTCTGCGATGCGATGATCGCCATCCGGGCGGAGATCGACAAGGTGGGTGCGGGTGAGTGGCCGGCGGGAGACAACCCCCTGGCCAACGCGCCGCACACGGCGGCGATGCTGACCGGTGACGAGTGGCCGCACCCCTATCCTCGGTCGGTGGGTGGCTACCCGGACGGGGTGGACCGGACGGGGAAGTACTGGCCGCCGGTTCGTCGGGTCGACGGCGGCTACGGCGACCGGAATCTGGTGTGCTCGTGCCCGGCACCTCAGGCGTACGAAAGCTGA
- a CDS encoding NAD-dependent protein deacetylase has protein sequence MSERVQRLAELVSSGGVVVLSGAGLSTESGIPDYRGPNGVARRHTPMTYQSFVRDARARQRYWARSHVGWRTIARAAPNDGHRAVTRLQRAGLVDGIITQNVDGLHTVAGARQVVELHGRLDQVRCLDCGAGTSREELHGRLAGANAGFAARAVAVNPDGDVDLDDDVVAGFRVVDCAVCGTGMLKPDVVFFGETVPADRVARCFAMVAAARLLLVLGSSLTVLSGRRFVSRAARDGVAVAIVNQGPTRGDAYASVTVDAPLGVLLPALADRTCPVDVRGAGG, from the coding sequence GTGAGTGAGCGGGTGCAGCGGCTGGCGGAGTTGGTGTCGAGCGGTGGGGTGGTGGTGCTCAGTGGCGCCGGCCTCTCCACCGAGTCGGGCATTCCGGACTATCGGGGGCCGAACGGGGTGGCGCGCCGGCACACGCCGATGACGTACCAGAGCTTTGTGCGTGACGCGCGGGCCCGGCAGCGGTACTGGGCGCGGAGTCACGTGGGGTGGCGCACGATCGCGCGGGCGGCCCCCAACGACGGGCATCGGGCGGTGACGCGGCTGCAACGCGCCGGCCTGGTCGACGGGATCATCACCCAGAACGTCGACGGTCTGCACACGGTCGCCGGTGCCCGGCAGGTGGTGGAGCTGCACGGCCGCCTCGACCAGGTGCGGTGTCTGGACTGCGGGGCCGGCACCTCGCGGGAGGAGCTGCATGGGCGGCTGGCCGGCGCCAATGCGGGTTTCGCGGCCCGCGCGGTGGCGGTCAACCCCGACGGCGACGTCGACCTCGACGACGACGTGGTGGCCGGGTTCCGGGTGGTGGACTGCGCGGTATGTGGCACGGGGATGCTCAAACCGGACGTGGTGTTCTTCGGTGAGACGGTTCCGGCCGACCGGGTCGCCCGGTGTTTCGCGATGGTGGCCGCGGCCCGGCTGCTGCTGGTGTTGGGTTCGTCGTTGACGGTGCTGTCGGGGCGGCGGTTCGTGTCGCGGGCGGCCCGGGACGGGGTCGCGGTGGCGATCGTCAACCAGGGCCCGACCCGCGGTGACGCGTACGCGAGCGTGACGGTGGACGCCCCGTTGGGTGTGCTGCTGCCGGCGCTTGCGGATCGGACGTGCCCGGTGGATGTGCGTGGAGCCGGGGGATGA
- a CDS encoding NAD(P)H-binding protein yields the protein MRIVIAGGHGKIARLLARELTDHGHLAVGLIRNPAHAADLTAAGTHPIRCDLEHTDVDTLAAHLTDADAVVFAAGAGPGSGATRKDTVDRAAAVLLADAAQAAGVRRYLLVSSMGVQQPPAAGTNEVWAAYLRAKKAAEDDIARRDLDATILRPGQLTDDEPTGRITLARHVPYGTVTRADVAGVLAALLTTPATAGLTLELVNGDTPLAEALHTVAPA from the coding sequence ATGCGCATCGTCATCGCCGGAGGCCACGGCAAGATCGCCCGACTGCTCGCCCGGGAACTCACCGACCACGGTCACCTCGCCGTCGGCCTCATCCGCAACCCCGCCCACGCCGCCGACCTCACCGCAGCCGGAACCCACCCGATACGGTGCGACCTGGAACACACCGACGTCGACACACTCGCCGCCCACCTCACCGACGCCGACGCCGTCGTCTTCGCCGCCGGCGCCGGCCCCGGCAGCGGCGCCACCCGCAAGGACACCGTCGACCGCGCCGCCGCCGTGCTACTCGCCGACGCCGCCCAGGCCGCAGGCGTCCGCCGCTACCTGCTGGTCTCCTCGATGGGCGTGCAGCAGCCCCCCGCAGCCGGCACCAACGAGGTGTGGGCGGCGTACCTGCGCGCCAAAAAAGCCGCCGAGGACGACATCGCCCGCCGCGACCTGGACGCCACCATCCTGCGCCCCGGACAACTCACCGACGACGAACCCACCGGCCGCATCACCCTGGCCCGACACGTGCCCTACGGCACGGTCACCCGCGCCGACGTGGCAGGCGTCCTCGCCGCCCTGCTGACCACACCCGCCACCGCCGGCCTGACCCTCGAACTGGTCAACGGCGACACCCCCCTCGCCGAGGCGCTGCACACCGTCGCGCCCGCGTGA
- a CDS encoding cell division protein DivIVA produces the protein MTADRVRRWEFGSTSFARRGYDHADVDRFRMQVAEELDLLATQVANLRAENERLGAHVELHRHGVIPSSGRGSKLPAAKEVNLLSAAQREAEQIIAQAHDYARRVAEYARTQYESYLRAAAEEARQEAERAVQEYRSSAGVTFDDGVAAREALRIYGEMMISHMRAAARHLDEGGEQLARTMQRLGQDPGAAAVGAGSPVPRHGQR, from the coding sequence ATGACCGCGGACCGGGTGCGGCGTTGGGAGTTCGGGTCGACGTCGTTCGCCCGGCGCGGCTATGACCACGCCGATGTGGACCGGTTCCGGATGCAGGTGGCCGAGGAGTTGGATCTGCTGGCGACGCAGGTGGCGAACCTGCGGGCGGAGAACGAGCGGCTGGGTGCGCACGTGGAGTTGCACCGGCACGGGGTGATTCCGAGTTCGGGGCGGGGGTCGAAGCTGCCGGCGGCGAAGGAGGTGAATCTGCTGTCGGCGGCGCAGCGGGAGGCTGAGCAGATCATCGCGCAGGCGCATGACTATGCGCGGCGGGTCGCCGAGTACGCCCGGACCCAGTACGAGAGTTATCTGCGGGCGGCGGCGGAGGAGGCGCGGCAGGAGGCGGAGCGGGCGGTGCAGGAGTATCGCTCGTCGGCGGGTGTGACGTTCGACGACGGGGTGGCCGCGCGGGAGGCGCTGCGTATCTACGGCGAGATGATGATCTCGCACATGCGGGCGGCGGCGCGGCATCTGGACGAGGGTGGTGAGCAGTTGGCGCGCACGATGCAGCGGCTGGGGCAGGATCCGGGTGCGGCGGCGGTGGGTGCCGGCTCGCCGGTGCCGCGGCACGGTCAGCGGTGA
- a CDS encoding globin domain-containing protein, with amino-acid sequence MDVSRLKQSWSLVAAHGDQVPLYFYSTLFLAYPEIRQMFPTNMAGQRDRLVAALGHVVSEVDQVDRLVGYLQQLGADHRKFAVRAEHYPAVGEALLATLRHFLAEQWTDELAQDWASAYGLVAKVMTEAAQAAEAVQPPWWVAEVVGHERRGFDVAVLTLRPQYLLPFTPGQSIGVSHPAVRSWRYYTPANVPRADGTLELHVRAAPGGVVSSRLVYGCAPGDQLHLAAPVGDGLTLRSAGSADLLLLAGGTGWAPLKALVEQVAAEGSPRRVDLYLGARSRGEFYDGEAVDKLAASHPWLTVTQVVGLDLNRPGEFVYPVDRAVADGDWRSRQVYVCGSDDMVSRTVATLSRSGYHLGQLHHEALGRQWYGPAWRTAVQTPAVPDDCGGAA; translated from the coding sequence GTGGACGTGTCCCGGCTGAAGCAGAGTTGGTCCCTGGTCGCCGCGCACGGCGACCAGGTGCCGCTCTACTTCTACTCGACGCTGTTTCTGGCATATCCCGAGATCCGGCAGATGTTTCCGACCAACATGGCCGGTCAGCGGGACCGGCTGGTCGCCGCGCTCGGGCACGTCGTGTCCGAAGTGGATCAGGTCGACCGGCTGGTCGGTTACCTTCAGCAGTTGGGTGCCGACCACCGTAAGTTCGCGGTGCGGGCGGAGCATTACCCGGCGGTGGGTGAGGCGTTGCTGGCGACGTTGCGGCATTTCCTGGCGGAGCAGTGGACCGACGAGTTGGCGCAGGACTGGGCGTCGGCGTACGGGTTGGTGGCGAAGGTGATGACCGAGGCGGCGCAGGCCGCCGAGGCGGTGCAGCCGCCGTGGTGGGTGGCCGAGGTGGTCGGTCATGAGCGGCGGGGTTTCGATGTGGCGGTGTTGACGTTGCGTCCGCAGTATCTGCTGCCGTTCACGCCGGGTCAGTCGATCGGGGTGTCGCATCCGGCGGTGCGGTCGTGGCGGTACTACACGCCGGCGAACGTGCCGCGTGCGGACGGCACCCTGGAGTTGCACGTGCGGGCGGCCCCGGGTGGGGTGGTGTCGTCGCGGCTGGTGTACGGGTGTGCACCGGGTGACCAGTTGCATCTGGCGGCGCCGGTGGGTGACGGGTTGACGTTGCGCTCGGCCGGGTCGGCGGATCTGTTGCTGCTGGCCGGTGGGACCGGTTGGGCGCCGTTGAAGGCGTTGGTGGAGCAGGTGGCGGCGGAGGGTTCTCCGCGTCGGGTCGACCTGTATCTGGGGGCTCGGTCGCGGGGTGAGTTCTACGACGGTGAGGCGGTCGACAAGTTGGCCGCGTCGCATCCGTGGTTGACGGTGACGCAGGTGGTGGGGTTGGACCTGAACCGGCCGGGGGAGTTCGTGTATCCGGTGGATCGGGCGGTGGCCGACGGTGACTGGCGGTCCCGGCAGGTGTACGTGTGTGGTTCCGATGACATGGTGTCGCGGACGGTGGCGACGTTGAGCCGGTCCGGTTATCACCTCGGGCAGCTGCATCACGAGGCTCTGGGGCGGCAGTGGTATGGCCCGGCGTGGCGGACGGCGGTGCAGACGCCGGCCGTCCCTGACGATTGCGGAGGTGCGGCGTGA
- a CDS encoding group 1 truncated hemoglobin: MTVTEESTSGSHFTRIGGAGAVKAAVDLFYDRVLADPELAGYFTEVDMVGQRRHLALMLTVVLGGPNEYTGRDLATAHQPLNISVAHYVKVGGHLTAVLTQLGVADDIIADVQAVLAQVQDQVVAAGQRADA; this comes from the coding sequence GTGACGGTTACCGAAGAGAGCACGTCTGGCTCGCATTTCACCCGGATCGGCGGGGCCGGCGCGGTCAAGGCCGCTGTCGACCTGTTCTACGACCGGGTGTTGGCCGATCCGGAGTTGGCCGGCTACTTCACCGAGGTGGACATGGTGGGGCAGCGTCGGCATCTGGCGTTGATGTTGACCGTGGTGTTGGGTGGGCCGAACGAGTACACCGGCCGGGATCTGGCCACCGCGCATCAGCCGCTGAACATTTCGGTGGCGCACTACGTCAAGGTGGGTGGGCATCTGACGGCGGTGTTGACGCAGTTGGGCGTGGCTGACGACATCATCGCTGATGTGCAGGCGGTGCTGGCGCAGGTGCAGGACCAGGTGGTGGCCGCCGGGCAGCGGGCGGACGCCTGA
- a CDS encoding MerR family transcriptional regulator, producing MHEPRDSDRFTGRDESGGMPGSATDGDGAVGYRGVTACHAVGISYRQLDYWARTALVVPSVRDASGSGTQRLYSFRDLVVLKVVKRLLDAGVSLQNIRKAIEALRSRGVEDLAGITLISDGTTVYECRSPEEVVDLLQGGQGVFGIAIGGAFKEIQGSLSHLPAEPVGVAVESEPQELPVGDELAARRARRRAG from the coding sequence ATGCACGAGCCGCGAGATTCCGATCGGTTTACCGGGCGGGACGAGTCGGGTGGGATGCCTGGTTCGGCGACTGACGGTGACGGTGCGGTGGGATACCGGGGCGTGACGGCGTGCCATGCGGTGGGGATCAGCTATCGGCAGCTGGACTACTGGGCGCGTACGGCGTTGGTGGTGCCGAGTGTGCGGGACGCGTCGGGTTCGGGCACGCAACGGTTGTACTCGTTTCGGGACCTGGTGGTGTTGAAGGTCGTGAAGCGGTTGTTGGACGCCGGGGTGTCGTTGCAGAACATCCGTAAGGCGATCGAGGCGTTGCGGTCGCGTGGGGTGGAGGATCTGGCGGGCATCACGTTGATCTCCGATGGGACGACTGTCTACGAGTGTCGTTCTCCGGAGGAGGTGGTTGACCTGTTGCAGGGCGGCCAGGGGGTGTTCGGTATCGCGATCGGTGGGGCGTTCAAGGAGATCCAGGGTTCGTTGTCGCATCTTCCGGCGGAGCCGGTGGGGGTGGCGGTGGAGTCGGAGCCGCAGGAGTTGCCGGTGGGCGACGAGTTGGCGGCGCGTCGGGCGCGGCGTCGGGCGGGCTGA
- a CDS encoding bifunctional nuclease family protein has translation MRELSVVGVRVELPSNQPIVLLREVEGDRYLPIWIGAVEATAIAYEQQGVKPARPLTHDLLRDVLAALKAPLRAVEITELKENVFFADLLIGDGVRVSARPSDSIALALRVGAPIRCAEQVLSEAGIVIPDEQEDEVEKFREFLEQVSPEDFAG, from the coding sequence GTGCGCGAGCTGAGCGTGGTCGGGGTTCGGGTGGAGCTGCCCAGTAACCAGCCGATCGTCCTGCTCAGGGAGGTCGAGGGGGACCGCTATCTGCCGATCTGGATCGGCGCGGTCGAGGCGACGGCGATCGCTTATGAGCAGCAGGGTGTCAAGCCGGCCCGGCCGTTGACCCACGATCTTCTGCGGGATGTGTTGGCGGCGTTGAAGGCGCCGTTGCGGGCGGTGGAGATCACCGAGCTCAAGGAGAACGTGTTCTTCGCTGATCTGTTGATCGGTGATGGGGTGCGGGTGTCGGCTCGGCCCAGTGATTCGATCGCGTTGGCGTTGCGGGTCGGTGCGCCGATTCGTTGTGCCGAGCAGGTCCTCAGTGAGGCGGGGATTGTGATTCCCGATGAGCAGGAGGACGAGGTGGAGAAGTTCCGGGAGTTCCTGGAGCAGGTCAGTCCGGAGGATTTCGCCGGTTGA
- a CDS encoding MerR family transcriptional regulator codes for MSIGEVLAQLRADFPDVTISKLRFLEAEGLVEPQRTAAGYRKYGWDDVARLRFVLTAQRDQYLPLRVIREQLAQWDASGEAPERSRPALVAVGPDGEVPGRVASAPVESAQVRLDRTELLARSGLDSSTFGELERLGLVVSDPPGWYDGDALIIAQAVAGLASYGFQPRHLRGYRTAADREVGLFAQLVAPLARQSDPAARARAAEAARELEALSQQLHAALVRVGLRSTLGR; via the coding sequence ATGAGCATCGGCGAGGTGCTGGCGCAGTTGCGGGCGGATTTTCCCGACGTCACCATTTCGAAGCTGCGGTTCCTTGAGGCCGAGGGCCTGGTGGAGCCGCAGCGTACGGCGGCGGGCTATCGGAAGTACGGCTGGGACGATGTGGCGCGGCTGCGGTTCGTGCTGACGGCGCAGCGGGATCAGTATCTGCCGTTGCGGGTGATCCGGGAGCAGTTGGCGCAGTGGGACGCCTCGGGTGAGGCGCCGGAGCGGTCCCGGCCGGCGTTGGTGGCGGTGGGGCCGGATGGTGAGGTGCCGGGGCGTGTCGCGTCGGCGCCGGTCGAGTCGGCTCAGGTGCGCCTGGATCGGACGGAGTTGCTGGCGCGTAGTGGGTTGGACTCTTCGACGTTCGGGGAGTTGGAGCGGCTCGGGCTGGTGGTGTCGGATCCGCCGGGTTGGTACGACGGCGATGCGTTGATCATCGCGCAGGCGGTGGCTGGTCTGGCGTCGTACGGGTTCCAGCCGCGGCATCTGCGTGGCTATCGGACGGCGGCGGACCGGGAGGTGGGTTTGTTCGCGCAGTTGGTGGCGCCGTTGGCGCGGCAGAGTGATCCGGCGGCGCGGGCGCGGGCGGCGGAGGCGGCGCGGGAGTTGGAGGCGCTGTCGCAGCAGTTGCATGCGGCGTTGGTGCGGGTGGGGTTGCGCTCGACGTTGGGTCGGTGA
- a CDS encoding FHA domain-containing protein, which yields MTRPGDEFPPLDVTSTLNLGSLDEALEGPDTDVVPSRMSGSLPPGMALLVVRRGPNAGARFLLDHDVTTSGRHPDSDIFLDDVTVSRRHAEFHRDGGTFTVRDVGSLNGTYVNRERVEAATLSNGDEVQIGKFRVVFIAGPRPEGEAGRG from the coding sequence ATGACTCGCCCAGGCGACGAGTTCCCCCCGCTCGACGTCACGTCGACGCTCAATCTCGGTTCGCTCGACGAAGCGCTGGAGGGGCCGGACACCGATGTGGTGCCGAGCCGGATGTCCGGGTCGCTGCCGCCGGGGATGGCGCTGCTGGTGGTGCGTCGGGGTCCGAACGCTGGTGCCCGGTTCCTGCTGGATCACGATGTGACGACCAGTGGGCGGCATCCGGACAGTGACATTTTCCTCGACGATGTGACGGTGTCGCGTCGGCACGCCGAGTTCCATCGGGATGGTGGCACGTTCACGGTGCGGGACGTGGGTAGTTTGAACGGCACGTACGTGAACCGGGAGCGGGTCGAGGCGGCGACGCTGAGCAACGGTGACGAGGTGCAGATCGGCAAGTTCCGGGTGGTTTTCATTGCCGGTCCGCGCCCGGAGGGTGAGGCCGGCCGGGGGTGA
- the gcvH gene encoding glycine cleavage system protein GcvH: MIPEDLRYTAEHEWVAAADGGAVRVGITHFAQDALGDIVFVQLPEPGAEVAAGESLGEIESTKSVSEIYAPVGGTVSARNEVLTDTPEVINTDPYGSGWLVEVTVADPASLDGLLSADAYRELTES; encoded by the coding sequence GTGATTCCTGAGGATCTGCGTTACACCGCCGAACACGAGTGGGTGGCTGCCGCGGACGGCGGGGCTGTGCGGGTCGGTATCACCCATTTCGCGCAGGACGCTCTTGGCGACATCGTGTTCGTGCAGTTGCCGGAGCCGGGTGCGGAGGTCGCGGCCGGTGAGTCGTTGGGTGAGATCGAGTCGACCAAGAGTGTGTCGGAGATCTACGCCCCGGTGGGCGGGACGGTGTCGGCGCGCAACGAGGTGTTGACGGACACGCCGGAGGTGATCAACACGGATCCGTACGGGTCGGGGTGGTTGGTGGAGGTCACTGTGGCGGATCCGGCGTCGCTTGACGGGTTGCTTTCCGCTGATGCGTACCGCGAGTTGACCGAGAGCTGA
- a CDS encoding DUF881 domain-containing protein, translated as MSDEHTETGTGWPQPAGPARPGGPAGEPDPRPEAPDPDELSPLSPQRPAGGEVPPVKSEPGEPVEREPVEPAVGGRESGEVGSAAAGGSVAGSWRRFSSATVMIGVLLVLLGFTLAVQLKTTSTDPTLSTSRQEDLVRILYDLDAREIRLRQDIAALEESQRQLRSGEQGRQAALEEASRRADELGILAGTLPARGTGLAVRFEAGSKPIAAVRVLDAVQELRGAGAEAMQISGGDRAVVRIVASTYFLDGEGGSLIVDGRRLTGPYTITVIGDPATMRTGLNIPGGVVASVARDGGNVIVEDREVAEVSALHAPSTLEHAHPVG; from the coding sequence GTGAGTGACGAGCACACCGAGACGGGTACGGGGTGGCCGCAGCCGGCGGGTCCGGCGCGGCCGGGTGGTCCGGCGGGTGAGCCGGATCCGCGGCCGGAGGCGCCGGATCCGGACGAGTTGAGTCCGTTGTCGCCGCAGCGGCCGGCCGGTGGTGAGGTGCCGCCGGTGAAGTCCGAGCCTGGTGAGCCGGTCGAGCGTGAGCCGGTCGAGCCGGCTGTGGGCGGCCGGGAGTCCGGGGAGGTCGGGTCGGCTGCGGCGGGCGGGTCGGTGGCGGGTTCGTGGCGGCGGTTCAGTTCGGCGACGGTGATGATCGGCGTGTTGCTGGTGTTGCTGGGTTTCACGCTTGCGGTGCAGTTGAAGACCACGTCGACGGATCCGACGTTGTCGACGTCGCGGCAGGAGGATCTGGTCCGCATCCTTTATGACCTGGATGCGCGGGAGATACGGCTGCGGCAGGACATCGCGGCGTTGGAGGAGAGCCAGCGGCAGTTGCGCTCGGGTGAGCAGGGGCGTCAGGCGGCGTTGGAGGAGGCGAGTCGGCGGGCGGACGAGTTGGGGATTTTGGCGGGTACGTTGCCGGCGCGGGGGACGGGTCTGGCGGTGCGGTTCGAGGCGGGTTCGAAGCCGATCGCGGCGGTTCGGGTGCTGGATGCGGTGCAGGAGTTGCGGGGTGCCGGGGCGGAGGCGATGCAGATCTCGGGTGGTGATCGGGCGGTGGTGCGGATCGTGGCGTCGACGTACTTCCTGGACGGCGAGGGCGGGTCGTTGATCGTGGATGGGCGTCGGTTGACGGGGCCGTACACGATCACGGTGATCGGGGATCCGGCGACGATGCGTACGGGGCTGAACATTCCTGGTGGGGTGGTCGCGTCGGTGGCGAGGGACGGCGGTAACGTGATCGTTGAGGATCGTGAGGTTGCCGAGGTTTCGGCGCTGCACGCGCCGAGCACGCTGGAACACGCCCACCCGGTCGGTTAG
- a CDS encoding small basic family protein: MIAVLALLAGVLLGLWLDPTVPAGLQPYLPIAVVAALDAVFGGVRAKLDRIFDDKQFVVSFISNVLVAALIVYLGDQLGVGGQLSTGVVVVLGVRIFGNVAAIRRHLFRA; the protein is encoded by the coding sequence ATGATCGCGGTGCTGGCGCTGCTGGCCGGGGTGCTGCTTGGTCTGTGGTTGGATCCGACGGTGCCGGCGGGGTTGCAGCCGTACCTGCCGATCGCGGTGGTGGCGGCGTTGGACGCGGTGTTCGGCGGGGTCCGGGCGAAGCTGGACCGGATCTTCGATGACAAGCAGTTCGTGGTGTCGTTCATCTCGAATGTGCTGGTGGCAGCGCTGATCGTCTATCTGGGTGACCAGTTGGGGGTGGGCGGGCAGTTGTCCACGGGTGTGGTGGTCGTGTTGGGTGTGCGCATTTTCGGCAACGTGGCGGCGATCCGTCGGCACCTGTTCCGGGCGTAG